In Acidobacteriota bacterium, one DNA window encodes the following:
- the thrB gene encoding homoserine kinase, whose protein sequence is MSAAEETLSLALPASSANLGPAFDAAAVAWNCNLRVRAQLADTFAVQATGRERELCGEVRDHLILNVYRSILEREGRAVRPLALELDNEIPVGKGCGSSAAARLAGVALAVHFGRLGWSAQTIAEEAARLEGHADNVAACWWGGFVVVQTQPSGLRWLQVSQEKRWPLLLVVPREALATERARAVLPETYRRADAVSNVQNAMLLACAWQQGRGDLLTAAMRDRMHQPFRAPLCPLLDALSSLAGCNGILGCCLSGAGPAVLLVVADAAAAVPAVQARLSEVRLEAEILEAAVVTEGPGQKWRNG, encoded by the coding sequence GTGAGCGCTGCCGAAGAAACCCTGTCGCTGGCGCTGCCGGCGAGTTCGGCCAACCTGGGGCCGGCATTCGATGCCGCGGCGGTCGCGTGGAACTGCAATCTGCGTGTACGGGCGCAGCTCGCTGATACGTTTGCGGTGCAAGCCACCGGGCGCGAGCGTGAGCTGTGCGGCGAGGTACGCGATCATCTGATTCTGAACGTCTATCGCTCAATCCTGGAGCGCGAGGGTCGCGCCGTGAGGCCGTTGGCGTTAGAGCTGGACAACGAGATTCCGGTGGGCAAAGGTTGCGGCTCTTCGGCGGCGGCGCGGTTGGCGGGCGTAGCGCTGGCTGTGCACTTCGGACGGCTGGGCTGGAGTGCGCAGACGATCGCGGAAGAAGCGGCCCGGCTCGAAGGACATGCGGACAACGTTGCCGCGTGCTGGTGGGGGGGATTTGTGGTGGTGCAAACGCAGCCCAGTGGCCTGCGCTGGCTGCAGGTGAGCCAAGAGAAACGGTGGCCGCTGTTGTTGGTGGTGCCGCGCGAGGCGCTGGCGACCGAGCGCGCCCGGGCAGTGTTGCCGGAAACGTATCGCCGTGCCGACGCCGTCAGCAACGTGCAAAACGCCATGTTGCTCGCATGCGCCTGGCAACAAGGGCGTGGAGACTTGCTGACCGCGGCCATGCGCGACCGGATGCACCAACCCTTTCGTGCACCCCTGTGCCCGCTGCTGGACGCGCTTAGTTCGCTCGCGGGGTGCAACGGGATATTGGGCTGTTGCCTAAGCGGCGCCGGCCCTGCGGTGCTGCTGGTGGTTGCCGATGCGGCTGCTGCGGTTCCGGCGGTGCAGGCCCGGCTAAGCGAAGTCAGGTTGGAGGCCGAAATACTGGAGGCGGCCGTGGTGACGGAGGGTCCGGGGCAAAAATGGCGGAACGGATGA
- a CDS encoding homoserine dehydrogenase: MAERMKTVRIGIAGFGTVGHAVAAILQSHGHDIAQRCGAHVKVSVVCRRSTIAAAEIPEGAEAVQDWRQVAESPNVDLVVETMGGTGAARELAVAALEYGKPLITANKNLLAAHGEQLMRLAKQQNLPLGFEAAVAGGIPVIRAIAEGTAADRLRAVYGILNGTANYILTRMEAEGAEFDAVLQEAQRLGYAEANPAADVDGIDARDKLAILARLAFGARVLPTSIPTSGIRGLGAVDMTYARQLRSVIRLVGAAEYSESGLALSVRPWLVDQRSMLAKVEGVNNAVFVEGERVGTQMFYGRGAGGDATAVAVLSDVMEIAGDWAAGRTSAKFAGGFLPTRDLLLCRVPPAVRWYLRLVIRDRTGVLARVAAILAEHGINIDFVLQQPGMNKERLPFVITVEPVSEPDLMRAVAAINATDAVLEPVLPLRMQA, encoded by the coding sequence ATGGCGGAACGGATGAAAACGGTACGGATAGGGATTGCCGGATTTGGAACCGTGGGTCACGCGGTAGCAGCGATATTGCAGTCGCACGGGCATGACATTGCGCAGCGGTGCGGAGCGCACGTCAAAGTTAGCGTTGTCTGCCGGCGCAGCACAATCGCCGCAGCCGAAATCCCCGAAGGAGCGGAAGCCGTTCAGGACTGGCGCCAGGTGGCCGAGAGTCCGAACGTAGATCTGGTAGTCGAGACCATGGGCGGCACGGGGGCGGCGCGGGAGCTGGCCGTGGCGGCGCTGGAATACGGCAAGCCTTTGATTACGGCGAACAAGAACCTGCTGGCCGCGCATGGCGAGCAACTGATGCGCTTGGCCAAGCAGCAGAATCTGCCGTTGGGATTTGAAGCTGCCGTGGCGGGAGGCATTCCGGTAATCCGGGCGATTGCGGAAGGCACGGCGGCCGACCGGTTGCGGGCGGTGTACGGAATTTTGAACGGGACCGCGAACTATATCCTGACGCGCATGGAAGCCGAAGGAGCTGAGTTCGACGCAGTGCTGCAAGAAGCCCAGCGGCTGGGTTACGCCGAGGCCAATCCGGCGGCCGATGTAGACGGTATCGATGCGCGCGACAAACTCGCGATCCTGGCGCGACTGGCGTTCGGAGCGCGCGTGCTGCCGACGTCGATCCCGACGAGCGGCATTCGCGGGTTGGGCGCGGTTGACATGACCTATGCGCGGCAGTTGCGATCGGTGATCCGTTTGGTGGGGGCGGCGGAGTACAGCGAGAGTGGCCTGGCGCTGTCGGTGCGGCCGTGGCTGGTGGATCAGCGCTCGATGCTGGCCAAAGTGGAAGGCGTGAACAACGCCGTGTTTGTCGAAGGCGAACGGGTCGGGACGCAGATGTTTTACGGGCGCGGCGCGGGGGGTGATGCGACCGCGGTGGCCGTGCTATCTGACGTGATGGAGATTGCAGGCGATTGGGCCGCAGGGCGCACGTCGGCGAAGTTTGCCGGAGGTTTTCTGCCGACACGGGATCTGCTGCTTTGCCGCGTGCCTCCCGCTGTGCGCTGGTACTTGCGGCTGGTCATCCGCGACCGGACGGGAGTGTTGGCGCGCGTCGCGGCGATTCTGGCCGAGCACGGCATCAACATCGATTTTGTATTGCAGCAGCCGGGCATGAACAAGGAGCGGCTGCCATTCGTGATTACGGTCGAGCCGGTGAGCGAACCTGATCTTATGCGCGCCGTCGCCGCCATTAACGCTACTGACGCCGTGCTGGAGCCGGTGCTGCCGCTGCGGATGCAAGCGTAA